A genomic stretch from Primulina huaijiensis isolate GDHJ02 chromosome 14, ASM1229523v2, whole genome shotgun sequence includes:
- the LOC140958022 gene encoding LOW QUALITY PROTEIN: BRI1 kinase inhibitor 1-like (The sequence of the model RefSeq protein was modified relative to this genomic sequence to represent the inferred CDS: inserted 2 bases in 1 codon) has protein sequence SSFAIDLSPADKIFFHGHLLPLHYLSNHPIYPRTSTDSFDGFTLPIEELPGEYNSSSNTYTDQKEYISIDHINPTSQESCSSVLKEEAGRPRKPISFSFFGFSKWRKECEEKQDKGRQETDRKQKRKFKFNLSTVVKRYMRFINPFLSLRNRRMNPQFHGQTYLSISGNLRVRNKKELRGSXEFSAPASMRNSPTNSGLLMASGTSTPTARDSTMEELQAAIQSAIAHCKKSVAAKETIHVK, from the exons TCTTCATTTGCCATCGACTTATCGCCTGCAGACAAAATTTTCTTCCATGGGCATTTACTTCCTTTGCACTACCTCTCTAATCACCCTATCTACCCCCGCACCTCCACCGATTCATTCGACGGTTTCACCCTCCCAATTGAAGAACTTCCCGGAGAATATAACTCGAGCTCCAATACTTACACCGACCAGAAAGAATATATCAGCATTGATCATATTAATCCCACTAGCCAAGAAAGTTGCAGCAGTGTTTTGAAAGAAGAAGCTGGGAGACCTAGGAAACCAATATCCTTCTCTTTCTTTGGGTTTTCGAAATGGAGAAAGGAGTGTGAAGAAAAACAGGACAAGGGTAGACAAGAAACAGATCGAAAACAGAAGAGAAAGTTCAAGTTCAACTTAAGTACTGTCGTGAAAAGGTACATGAGATTCATAAATCCATTTCTTTCTTTAAGAAACAGGAGAATGAATCCTCAGTTCCACGGTCAAACTTATTTGTCAATTTCGGGGAATTTACGTGTAAGAAACAAGAAGGAACTGAGAGGATC AGAATTCTCAGCACCAGCTTCAATGAGGAATTCTCCTACAAATAGTGGCCTTTTGATGGCAAGTGGAACTTCTACTCCTACTGCAAGAGACAGTACCATGGAAGAATTACAGGCCGCAATTCAATCCGCAATTGCTCATTGCAAGAAATCCGTTGCTGCTAAAGAAACAATACATGTGAAATAA